TCGGCCATCAGGCGGTTGAGGACTTCATCATCCTGTTCGACCAAAGGGCGTTCGTCGCAGCCGCGAAGGTGGCGGGTGCGGCGAAGACGCAGGTCGGCCGCGCGGATCGCAAGCGCGAGCTCAGCGTGCTCGAGCAGCTCGCGAAGGCCTTCGATGCTTGGGATCGGTTCGAACACCAGGTAAGCCGTGCCGCGTTCGAGAACGTCGTGAAGGCAGCCAACGACCTGCGTGCGGTGCTGGGGGCTGCCAAGGCAGACCGAGTTCTCGGCGCCGTAGATAGGCTCGCGAGCCACCTCGGCGGGCTGTGCGACGCAACACCACCGACCCGTCATCATGTGATCGATCTTCTGGCCAACGCGCAGCGCCGTAACGAGGAGGGGCGGACGGACGACGCGGTCGCCCGTCTCTATCGGGCGATCGAGGCCATGGCCCAGGTCGCCCTCAGAGAGCGTCACGGTGTCGAGAGCACCGAGAACGTGGCAGTCGACCGTGTCCCGAGTTCGATTCGGGCGGAATGGGAGTTGAAAGCCAAGGACGGCGTCCTTGCCCTTGGCCTACAGGACTCGTACGTGCTGCTCGCGGCCCTGAACGATCCGCTCGGAGATCGGTTCAGGGAGGCAAGCCTCCACGGGACCAAGTCGCCGCTGACGGCCCGGAATCGCTCGATTCTTGCGCACGGCTTCGATCGGGTCTCGGGCAGTGTCTTCGACAAGCTCTGGGAGGCAGCCCTCGCGCTGATCGACATCAAGGAGTCGGATCTGCCTTTCTTCGTGACCCTCGGAGACCGACCGAAGGGAGAACACTGAGCATGGCGATCACGAACCACGAGCGTGTTGGCAAGGCCATGGACCTGCTC
This is a stretch of genomic DNA from Pseudomonadota bacterium. It encodes these proteins:
- a CDS encoding TIGR02710 family CRISPR-associated CARF protein — translated: MDQNPLTLLVCTVGGSPEPVVATLKQWQPSRVRFVCTPQTKSDIESKILPKARDVNIDIDAGRYNPFELPDGQDLASCVDRLRQLTPEVVNWVERGDGFRVVVDFTGGTKCMSAAIALQASRWSCLFSYVGGTERTKDGMGVVVSGSEKIVHQANPWDALGHQAVEDFIILFDQRAFVAAAKVAGAAKTQVGRADRKRELSVLEQLAKAFDAWDRFEHQVSRAAFENVVKAANDLRAVLGAAKADRVLGAVDRLASHLGGLCDATPPTRHHVIDLLANAQRRNEEGRTDDAVARLYRAIEAMAQVALRERHGVESTENVAVDRVPSSIRAEWELKAKDGVLALGLQDSYVLLAALNDPLGDRFREASLHGTKSPLTARNRSILAHGFDRVSGSVFDKLWEAALALIDIKESDLPFFVTLGDRPKGEH